In Zunongwangia profunda SM-A87, the following proteins share a genomic window:
- the tsaE gene encoding tRNA (adenosine(37)-N6)-threonylcarbamoyltransferase complex ATPase subunit type 1 TsaE yields MEFEYRLSNIDDAISFILEHAQSKTILFYGEMGAGKTTLIKNLVKKLNSQDQVVSPTFSLVNEYETDDDKIFHFDFYRIEDENEAYDIGFEDYLEQSGWKFIEWPQKIQNLIPADHQKLEVKKKDAETRLLNFS; encoded by the coding sequence ATGGAGTTTGAGTACCGTTTATCGAATATCGATGATGCCATTTCATTCATTTTAGAACATGCGCAAAGTAAAACAATTCTTTTCTACGGAGAAATGGGTGCCGGAAAAACAACCCTTATAAAAAACCTCGTTAAAAAATTGAATAGTCAAGATCAGGTAGTAAGCCCTACATTTTCTTTAGTCAATGAATATGAAACTGACGATGATAAGATTTTTCATTTTGATTTTTATCGGATTGAGGATGAAAATGAAGCTTATGATATAGGCTTTGAAGATTATTTAGAACAATCTGGATGGAAATTTATAGAATGGCCTCAGAAAATTCAAAATTTAATTCCTGCAGATCATCAAAAATTAGAAGTAAAGAAAAA
- the porX gene encoding T9SS response regulator signal transducer PorX, protein MNTIKILWVDDEIDLLKPHILFLESKNYEVSTCQSGTEAIEKIDEERFDIVFLDENMPGLTGLETLSEIKEKQANIPIVMITKSEEEYIMEEAIGSKIADYLIKPVNPNQILLSIKKNLDHSRLISEKTTSNYQQEFRKIAMDLMNVSTYEDWTEMYQRLIYWELQLENIEDSSMFEILETQKQEANSQFCKFIDKNYPEWFEDGATAPTMSHTLFKRKILPEISKEQPTLLVVIDNLRYDQWKAFEPIVSNYYKKEKEEPFCSILPTATQYARNAIFSGLMPSEMEKLYPQYWKNDTDEGGKNNFEAEFLAEQLKRLGKEIKHEYHKISNLKAGKKLVENFKTQKNNDLTVVVYNFVDMLSHSKTEMEVIKELASSDKSYRSLTESWFKNSPLLEIIQQAQQLGFKLIITTDHGTINVKNPSKVIGDKNTSLNLRYKTGKSLTYEKKDVLAATKPKSLHLPTINMSSSFIFAKGDLFFAYPNNYNHYVSYYRNTYQHGGVSLEEMIIPFSVLSPK, encoded by the coding sequence AAACTACGAGGTCTCTACCTGCCAAAGTGGAACAGAGGCGATCGAAAAAATAGATGAAGAACGATTCGACATTGTTTTCTTAGATGAAAATATGCCTGGTTTGACCGGTTTGGAAACCCTTTCTGAAATTAAAGAAAAACAGGCCAATATTCCTATAGTGATGATCACTAAAAGTGAAGAGGAGTATATTATGGAAGAAGCCATAGGCTCTAAGATTGCAGACTACCTTATTAAACCTGTAAATCCAAATCAGATCCTGCTATCGATTAAAAAGAATTTAGATCACTCCAGGTTGATTTCTGAAAAAACAACATCAAATTATCAGCAGGAATTTCGAAAAATCGCTATGGATTTGATGAATGTTAGCACCTATGAAGACTGGACCGAAATGTACCAGCGGCTCATCTATTGGGAGCTGCAACTGGAAAATATAGAGGACAGTAGTATGTTTGAAATATTGGAAACCCAAAAGCAAGAGGCCAATAGCCAGTTTTGTAAGTTTATCGATAAAAACTATCCAGAGTGGTTTGAGGATGGTGCCACTGCTCCAACCATGTCCCATACCCTGTTTAAAAGAAAAATTTTACCTGAAATCAGCAAAGAGCAGCCTACTTTATTAGTGGTTATAGACAATTTACGCTATGATCAGTGGAAAGCATTCGAGCCTATTGTATCTAATTATTATAAAAAAGAAAAGGAAGAGCCATTTTGTAGTATTTTGCCAACAGCCACGCAATATGCGCGTAATGCGATTTTTTCTGGACTAATGCCAAGTGAGATGGAAAAACTTTATCCACAATACTGGAAAAATGATACGGATGAAGGTGGAAAAAACAACTTTGAAGCTGAATTTTTAGCGGAACAACTAAAAAGATTAGGTAAAGAAATTAAACACGAATATCATAAGATAAGCAACCTAAAGGCTGGAAAAAAACTGGTAGAAAACTTCAAAACTCAAAAGAATAATGATCTAACAGTCGTAGTATATAACTTTGTAGATATGCTTTCGCACTCCAAAACAGAAATGGAGGTGATTAAAGAATTAGCATCTAGTGATAAATCATATCGCTCCCTTACAGAAAGCTGGTTTAAAAACTCGCCGCTATTAGAAATAATTCAACAGGCGCAGCAATTAGGATTTAAATTGATTATCACCACAGATCATGGTACTATAAATGTAAAAAACCCGAGTAAAGTAATAGGGGATAAAAATACCAGTTTAAACCTTCGCTATAAAACGGGAAAAAGCCTAACCTACGAAAAGAAAGATGTACTGGCCGCCACAAAGCCTAAATCACTGCATCTACCTACTATAAATATGAGCAGCTCGTTTATATTTGCTAAAGGTGATCTTTTCTTTGCTTATCCTAATAACTATAACCATTATGTTAGTTATTATAGAAACACCTACCAACATGGAGGGGTGTCCTTAGAAGAAATGATCATTCCTTTTAGCGTCCTGTCTCCGAAATAA